From Streptomyces sp. SAI-135:
CGGCGCCCGTGAGCGAGGGCCGGTGCCCGGTGTGCCGGGCGAACCGCGAGCGGTTGCAGCAGGAGAACCTCTTCGCGGGCCTGAACCCGACGGCCCTGATCGCCCTGCTCGCTGTCCTGATCGCGGCGGTGGCCCTGCTGGCGCACCAGACCGCCTAGGCGGCGACCGAGGACATACGAAGGGCCCGGAGCGGACACGCTCCGGGCCCTTCGTCGTTCACGCACGCGCACGCTGAGCGGGTGCGCGGCTACCGGACGTCACCGTCAGGCGGCCGCACCACCGCGACCGCCCGCGAGGCGGGGCAGCAGACGGAAGCCGACACCGCCGGCGATCATCGTGGCGGCACCGACGACCAGGAACGCGGTCTGACCGGCACCGGTCTCCGCGAGCTCCTGCCCGTTGCCCTGGGCCGACGTGTTGGACGTGGTGTCCGTGCCGGTCTCGGTCAGGGCCGAGGAGCCCTCTTCCTGGGTGGAGGCGTTGGAGCCGCCGTCGGGGTTGGTGTTGCTGTTGCCACCGCCCCCGGCGTTGCCGTTACCGTTACCGTTCCCGTTGCCATTCCCGTTGCCGTTCCCATTGCCGTTCCCGTTCCCGTTGCCCGGGTCGGTCGGGTCCTCGGTGGGCTCGGTGGGCTCCTCGGTCGGGTCCGTGGGCTCCTCGGTGACCGGCGGCGTGGTTCCCGGGTCCGTCGGCACCTCGGTGCCGGGGTCCGTGGGGAGTGTGGTGCCCGGGTCGGTCGGGATCTCCGTGCCCGGGTCGGTCGGGTCGTCGTCGCCGGTGGCGACGTTCACACCGACACCGCTCTCGCCCACGCTCACGCCGATCTCCAGCGCGGAAGCGGCGCCGGCGGCGGTCAGCGAGGCACCGGCCGCGATCACGGCACCGGCGGCTATGCGCGCGATACGGATCCGCGTCTTCTTCGTCATGTGGTTGCTACCCCCAGTAGCTCATCGTCAATGAGGCGGCGCTCGGGGCCGTGATCGACGGAGGAAGGTAGCTGTGTGCTGATGTCCCCCGGTTCACATGCGCCCCAGAGATACGCATGCCACGCTTTACCCTTCCCATTTTTCAAAGCATCGTCAAGGCCGTTGCGGGCGCGATGTCCTGGTAAGAGCTCTTTGCCGGGGAAAGCGGTCTGTGAGTGTGATGTAAAACCCAGACATAAAGCAAACTGCCGCCCGTGGGGCGGCAGTTGCGGACCGGTGGTCAAGTCGACAAAGTTACTTCTCCTGCTGCTTGCGCCAGCGAATTCCGGCTTCGATGAAGCCGTCGATCTCGCCGTTGAACACAGCCTCGGGGTTGCCGACCTCGAACTCGGTGCGCAGGTCCTTGACCATCTGGTAGGGGTGCAGGACGTACGAACGCATCTGGTTGCCCCAGGAGTTGCCGCCGTCGCCCTTGAGGGCGTCCATCGCGGCCTGCTCCTCCTGGCGGCGCCGCTCCAGCAGCTTGGCCTGCAGGACGTTCATCGCGCTCGCCTTGTTCTGGATCTGCGAGCGTTCGTTCTGGCAGGAGACGACGATCCCGGTGGGGAGGTGGGTCAACCGGACCGCGGAGTCGGTGGTGTTGACGCCCTGGCCGCCGGGACCGGAGGACCGGTACACGTCCACGCGCAGCTCGGACTCGTCGATCTCGATGTGGTCGGTCTGCTCGACCACGGGCAGGACCTCGACACCCGCGAAGGAGGTCTGGCGGCGGCCCTGGTTGTCGAAGGGCGAGATGCGCACGAGCCGGTGGGTGCCCTGCTCGACGGAGAGCGTGCCGTAGGCGTACGGCACCTGCACGGCGAAGGTGGTCGACTTGATGCCGGCCTCCTCGGCGTACGACGTCTCGTAGACCTCGGTCTTGTAGCCCTTCTGCTCCGCCCAGCGCAGGTACATCCGCTGCAGCTTCTCGGCGAAGTCGGCGGCGTCGACGCCGCCGGCCTCGGCGCGGATGTTGACGAGCGCCTCACGGGAGTCATACTCGCCGGAGAGGAGGGTCCGCACCTCCATCTCGTCCAGCGCCTTCCTGACGGCGGCGAGCTCGGACTCGGCCTCGGCACGGGTGTCCGGGTCGTCCTCCTCCTCGGCCATCTCGAACAGCACGGAGAGGTCGTCGATGCGGCCGCGCAGCGCGTCCGCCTTCCTGACCTCGGCCTGGAGGTGGGACAGCTTGCTGGTGATCTTCTGCGCCTCGTCCGGGTTGTCCCACAGGGACGGCGCGGCCGCCTGCTCCTCGAGCACGGCGATGTCTGCCCTCAGCTTGTCGAGGTCCAGAACGGCCTCGATCGACTCCATGGTCGAGGAGAGGGACTTGAGCTCTTCGGATACATCGACGACTGCCACGCCCTCCAGCCTAACGGCTGTGGCAACCGACGTCGGTCGTCCCCCGGATCGCCGCCCCCTCACGGGGAGGCGGGCGCCGAGTTCTCCGTGTCCTGCGGGGACGCCCCCGCGTCGTCGCCCGAGGTCGCCGCCCACACACCCACACCCGCCGCGACAACCAGCACCAGCCCCGCAACCCCGACGACCAGCCTCCGCCGCCGCGTGGTCGCCCGGTGCCGGGCGGATCCGGGCCGCGGTGCCCCGGCGGGCCTCGGTACCCGGGCCGTCCCGCGCGCGCCTCCGGCCAGCTCGTCGGGGCCCGGCACGCGCATCGAGGTGTGGGTGTCCCGGTTGGAGTCCGCGGGCTTCGCCCCCGGCACCAGCGGCACCGCGCCCCTGCGCACCGGCCGCCCGGACGCGGGCTGCTCCCCGGAGGGGCCGGCGGCCGCGTCCTGCGCGTCCTGCTCCTCCTCCTGCTCCGCGTCCGGCTCGTCCACGTCCAGCGGGGGCATCCCGGCGAGCAGGGGGAGCAGCTCCCGCAGCCGTGCGCCCAGCTCGGAGGCGCGCAGGCGGGAGGCCGGCGCCTTCGCCAGGCACTGCACGATCAGCTGCCACAGCTCGTCGGGGATGCCGGGAAGCGGAACCACCGTCTCCGTCACATGCCGCCGCAGCACCGCCCCGGGGTGCCCGCCCCCGAACGGCGTGAACCCGGCCAGCAGCTCGTACAGGACGGTCGCGAGGGCGTAGATGTCCACGGACGCCCGCGGCGGCAGCCCCTCGACGATCTCCGGCGCCAGGTAGTCCGGCGTCCCGATGATCTTCGTGGCCCGGGTCCGGCGCGGCGAGTCGATGAGTTTCGCCACACCGAAGTCCGTCAGCAGGGCGGGGTGCGCGCCGCCGGGGCCCAGCGGCCCCTGCATGTCCAGCAGGATGTTCTCCGGCTTCACGTCCCGGTGCACGACCCCCTTGGCGTGCGCGGCGGCCAGCCCGTCGGCGACGTCCGCGACGATCGCCACCGCCGCCTCGGGGGCGAGCCGCTTCTCCCGGTCGAGCCGGGTGCGCAGATCGGTGCCCCGGACCAGGTCCATGACGAGCGCGAGGTCGTTGCCGTCGACCACGAGGTCGCGTACGGAGACCACGTGCGGGTGCTCCAGGCCGAGCAGAGCGGTGCGCTCCTGGACGAAGCGTCCGACGAGCTCCTGGTCGGACGCGAGGTCCTCGCGCAGCAGCTTGACGGCGACGGGCCCCTCGGGACCCTCGCCCAGCCACACCGTGCCGGCGCTGCCCCGCCCCAGGATCTGGTTGGCGGTGTACCGGCTGCCGATCTTCCGTGCCAAGACTGCTCCTACAGACGCGTGTTGCCGATAAAACTACGCGCCGGAACAGCCAACCTTCACCGCGGAGACGGAAATCACCCGCCAGGTGTCGACAAATCTCCAGACTTACTGCTGACCTGAGGAGTTTCCGCCCAGGTCGCTGATCCACCCGCTCACGGTGTCGACGATGTCCCCGATCTGCTGCCAGTAGCTCTTGCCGGTGCCGATCCACTCCTGGAGCGGGCTCAGCTCCCAGATCAGCCAGCTGGCCACGAACAGGATGACGAGCGTGAACAGACAGCCCTTGAGGCAGCCCAGACCCGGGATCTTCATCGGGTTGGCGCTGCGCTGCCGCGGCTGCCGCGGCTCGCGCGTGGGGCGCTCGGACTGCGGCGGGGGCGCGTACCGCTGCGGCTGCTGTTGCTGCGGGGCGTACTGCTGGGGCTGCTGCTGCGGCTGACGGCCGTAACCGCCCTGCGGCGGGCGCTGCTGGGGCCGCTGCTGCGGCTGCTGCTGCGGCCTGGCGACCTGCCGCTGGGGGCGGCGGCGCAGCGGGTCCTCGTTGGGGTCGAGGTACTGGACCTGGGTCTGTTCGTTGCGGTCGCGAGCCGCGCGGAGCTGGTTCTGCCAAGGGTGCGGGTCCTCGGGCCCGCCGGGCTGCCGGCCCTGCTGCCCGTACTGGCCCTGGCCCGGCTGCCCGGGCGGTACCGGCGGCATGACGGCCGTCGGGTCGGCCGCGCCGCGGTGCGGGAGCACCGCGGTGGGGTCGGCGGCGCCGACGGGGTTCCCGGCGCCGGTGTGCGGCAGGAAGCTGGTCGCGGCGTTCGGGTCGTAGCCGCCCGCGGCACCGGCGCCGTGCGGCAGCACCTGGGTCGGGTCGGCGGCGCCGGGGGTGTCCGGCACGGCGGCCGGGTCCGGGTCGGGCAGCAGCAGCGCGCCGACGTTCTCCGCCGCGGCGATCTGCGCGGAGTTCGCGTGCACCCCGATGCCCTCGGCGACGACGCGCAGTGCGCGCGCGAGGTTCTCGGCGCTGGGACGCCGGTCCGGGTTCTTGCTCAGACAGCGCTCGATGACCGTCCACAGCGGGTCGGGGACGGTCGAGGGGCGGCGCGGCTCGGCGCTCAGGTGCTGGTGCAGGACCTCGAGGGCGGAGCCGCCGGCGAACGGCGGACGGCCGGTGACCAGCTCGTACAGGAGGATGCCGGCGCCGTAGATGTCGACGGCGGAGGTCTGCGGGCGGCCCTCGGCGGACTCGGGGGCGACGTACGCGGGCGTGCCGACGAACTCCTGGGTCCGGGTCAGGCCCGGGGAGTCCGCGAGACGCGCGATGCCGAAGTCGGTCAGCAGGGGGTGCATCTGGCCGCCGTGCTGGCGCAGCAGCACGTTGGCGGGCTTGAGGTCGCGGTGGACCACGCCGTCGGCGTGGCTGGCGGCGAGCGCGTCGGCGATCTGGGCGGTGATCAGGGCGGCGCCGACGGGGCTGAAGGGGCCGTTCTCGCGCAGGTAGCGGTGCAGGTCGGGGCCCTCGACGAGGTCCATGACCAGGGCGAGCAGATCGCCTTCGACGACCAGGTCACGCACCCGCACGATGTTCGGATGCGTCAGCCGAAGCAGCACGGAGCGCTCGCGCAGGAACCGCATCACGATGTCCGGATCGCTCGCGAGCTCCTCCTTGAGGACCTTGATCGCGACGGTCTCGCCGGGCTGTCCCGGTACGGCGGCCTCGGCGCCCGCGGTCTCCCGCTGGCGGGCTCGCCACACGGTCCCCGTGGCACCGCGTCCGAGCGGCTCCTCGAGGAAGTACTTGCTGCCTACCGGCCGCACGTCATGCACTCCCTGCTGCTGGCTGTCGTTCCGACCCACTGTAGTGCCGCTCCCCGGGGCACCACGTAAGCGTTGCCAAGCACGTTCGAAGGAAAGACGCTCCGTGCGGGGCTCCCGGTTGCCGGACGTTGACGTGACCGATCTCAAGTGATCG
This genomic window contains:
- a CDS encoding serine/threonine-protein kinase, which translates into the protein MRPVGSKYFLEEPLGRGATGTVWRARQRETAGAEAAVPGQPGETVAIKVLKEELASDPDIVMRFLRERSVLLRLTHPNIVRVRDLVVEGDLLALVMDLVEGPDLHRYLRENGPFSPVGAALITAQIADALAASHADGVVHRDLKPANVLLRQHGGQMHPLLTDFGIARLADSPGLTRTQEFVGTPAYVAPESAEGRPQTSAVDIYGAGILLYELVTGRPPFAGGSALEVLHQHLSAEPRRPSTVPDPLWTVIERCLSKNPDRRPSAENLARALRVVAEGIGVHANSAQIAAAENVGALLLPDPDPAAVPDTPGAADPTQVLPHGAGAAGGYDPNAATSFLPHTGAGNPVGAADPTAVLPHRGAADPTAVMPPVPPGQPGQGQYGQQGRQPGGPEDPHPWQNQLRAARDRNEQTQVQYLDPNEDPLRRRPQRQVARPQQQPQQRPQQRPPQGGYGRQPQQQPQQYAPQQQQPQRYAPPPQSERPTREPRQPRQRSANPMKIPGLGCLKGCLFTLVILFVASWLIWELSPLQEWIGTGKSYWQQIGDIVDTVSGWISDLGGNSSGQQ
- the prfB gene encoding peptide chain release factor 2, encoding MAVVDVSEELKSLSSTMESIEAVLDLDKLRADIAVLEEQAAAPSLWDNPDEAQKITSKLSHLQAEVRKADALRGRIDDLSVLFEMAEEEDDPDTRAEAESELAAVRKALDEMEVRTLLSGEYDSREALVNIRAEAGGVDAADFAEKLQRMYLRWAEQKGYKTEVYETSYAEEAGIKSTTFAVQVPYAYGTLSVEQGTHRLVRISPFDNQGRRQTSFAGVEVLPVVEQTDHIEIDESELRVDVYRSSGPGGQGVNTTDSAVRLTHLPTGIVVSCQNERSQIQNKASAMNVLQAKLLERRRQEEQAAMDALKGDGGNSWGNQMRSYVLHPYQMVKDLRTEFEVGNPEAVFNGEIDGFIEAGIRWRKQQEK
- a CDS encoding serine/threonine-protein kinase, which codes for MARKIGSRYTANQILGRGSAGTVWLGEGPEGPVAVKLLREDLASDQELVGRFVQERTALLGLEHPHVVSVRDLVVDGNDLALVMDLVRGTDLRTRLDREKRLAPEAAVAIVADVADGLAAAHAKGVVHRDVKPENILLDMQGPLGPGGAHPALLTDFGVAKLIDSPRRTRATKIIGTPDYLAPEIVEGLPPRASVDIYALATVLYELLAGFTPFGGGHPGAVLRRHVTETVVPLPGIPDELWQLIVQCLAKAPASRLRASELGARLRELLPLLAGMPPLDVDEPDAEQEEEQDAQDAAAGPSGEQPASGRPVRRGAVPLVPGAKPADSNRDTHTSMRVPGPDELAGGARGTARVPRPAGAPRPGSARHRATTRRRRLVVGVAGLVLVVAAGVGVWAATSGDDAGASPQDTENSAPASP